A DNA window from Dehalococcoidales bacterium contains the following coding sequences:
- a CDS encoding Fur family transcriptional regulator — MRLSERKISSIMRQRGYKLTPQRRAVLKIIMGSDNHLTPEAIYQSVRDEHQNIGLTTIYRTINILSDLGLICEVHTAGSGRSYLVRRPLEHHHHLVCSGCNRVVDFSNCDLADIERKLSEGTGFKIEEHLLEFTGICPDCQQTAGT, encoded by the coding sequence ATGAGATTATCGGAAAGAAAAATCTCCAGCATAATGAGGCAGCGCGGATATAAACTGACCCCGCAGCGGCGGGCGGTGCTAAAGATAATCATGGGGAGCGACAACCATCTTACTCCGGAAGCAATATACCAAAGCGTAAGAGACGAGCATCAAAATATCGGCCTGACCACCATCTACCGCACCATCAATATTCTTTCCGATCTGGGGCTGATCTGCGAAGTTCATACCGCAGGCAGCGGCCGCAGCTATCTGGTCCGGAGACCCCTGGAGCATCACCATCACCTGGTATGCTCCGGGTGCAACAGGGTCGTCGACTTCAGCAACTGCGACCTGGCCGACATCGAGCGAAAGCTGTCGGAAGGAACCGGGTTCAAGATCGAAGAACATCTCCTCGAATTCACCGGCATCTGCCCCGACTGTCAGCAGACGGCCGGCACCTAG
- the hpt gene encoding hypoxanthine phosphoribosyltransferase — protein MAISKEKAYYKAACRAVAAVNTELLPREVLKKIVRSIAVAMKAGVSVLTFDPENKRLVHRATWGLPHAYLHKGLLSSDASLGEVYAREPVVILDSSQDKHIQYPREAVEAGIKSVIGVPIKRGELTLGSLRVYAKKQYEFSNQDIKFLQTMAGLSGIALYTESLNRPEKGQKAKGGPEDIKVCLQQSTMVNFAHPSEKEFADILDFYNIDWVYEPRSFALTRKEETVVEMFTPDFYLPRLDLYVELTTMRQRLVTKKNRKLRRLRQLYPDINITLLYKKDFDRLLAKYGHGPLAQTRARGIGSILYSAPQIQERVADLARQISADYKESRPVMVGIQRGFLCFMADLMRQITVPLDIDFMAISHYGGDEYVIKITRDLDLNITGRHVLIIEDIIDTGMTLSYLLNHLHAKGPDSIKVCTLFDRPARRIANIHLDYVGFQIPDEFIVGYGLDYQEEYRNLPFVGIVDLGKQTRQNDGAGKEKKKRPK, from the coding sequence TTGGCGATAAGCAAGGAAAAAGCCTACTACAAAGCAGCCTGCAGAGCAGTTGCGGCGGTAAATACCGAGTTGCTGCCTAGGGAAGTACTCAAAAAAATCGTGAGAAGCATTGCCGTGGCCATGAAGGCGGGCGTATCCGTGCTTACCTTCGACCCCGAGAACAAGAGGCTGGTCCATCGGGCTACCTGGGGCTTACCCCATGCTTATCTGCACAAGGGCCTGCTCAGCTCCGACGCCAGTCTCGGCGAAGTATACGCCAGGGAACCGGTAGTTATCCTCGACTCCAGCCAGGACAAGCACATTCAATATCCCCGCGAGGCCGTCGAAGCGGGTATTAAGTCGGTAATAGGTGTGCCGATAAAAAGGGGGGAGCTCACCCTGGGCAGTCTCAGGGTTTATGCTAAAAAACAGTACGAATTCAGCAACCAGGACATCAAGTTCCTGCAGACCATGGCCGGGCTAAGCGGCATAGCTCTGTACACGGAATCGCTGAACCGGCCGGAGAAGGGACAGAAAGCGAAGGGCGGCCCGGAAGATATCAAGGTGTGCCTGCAGCAAAGCACCATGGTCAACTTCGCCCATCCCAGCGAGAAGGAGTTCGCCGACATCCTGGATTTCTACAACATCGACTGGGTGTACGAACCCCGGTCGTTTGCTCTGACAAGGAAGGAAGAGACGGTGGTAGAGATGTTCACCCCGGACTTCTATCTACCCAGGCTTGATCTTTATGTCGAGCTGACCACAATGCGGCAGAGACTGGTAACGAAGAAGAACCGCAAGCTAAGGCGCCTGAGGCAGCTCTATCCCGATATCAACATTACCCTGTTGTACAAGAAAGACTTCGACCGTCTGCTAGCCAAATACGGACACGGCCCGCTGGCACAAACCAGAGCCCGCGGGATCGGCAGCATACTGTACTCGGCCCCACAAATCCAGGAGAGAGTGGCAGACCTGGCCAGGCAGATATCAGCAGACTATAAGGAAAGCCGCCCGGTTATGGTCGGCATTCAACGCGGCTTCCTCTGTTTCATGGCCGACCTGATGAGGCAGATAACAGTCCCCCTCGATATAGACTTCATGGCGATATCGCACTACGGCGGGGATGAATACGTCATTAAGATAACCAGGGACCTGGACCTGAATATTACCGGCAGACATGTCCTGATCATAGAAGACATCATCGATACCGGAATGACGCTGAGCTACCTGTTGAACCATCTGCACGCCAAAGGCCCCGACAGCATCAAGGTATGCACGCTGTTCGACAGACCGGCACGCAGGATCGCCAACATACACCTGGACTACGTGGGTTTCCAAATACCCGACGAGTTTATCGTCGGCTACGGGCTGGACTACCAGGAAGAGTACCGGAACCTACCCTTCGTAGGTATAGTAGATTTAGGCAAACAGACCCGGCAGAATGATGGGGCAGGGAAAGAAAAAAAGAAACGCCCCAAGTGA